The genome window CACCGGGGAGCTCATCTGCAAGGGCAGCCCCCTCGACTTCGGCACCATCCCCTCCAGCGCCTTCAAAACAGCCATGTTCTTCGTAGGCATCTCCACTTTCCTCATCATCGGCTCCATCCTCTGCTTCAGcctcttcttcttctgtaaTGCAGCCACTGTCTATAAAGTCTGTGCCTGGATGCAGCTGGCAGCAGGTGAGGGGGCTCAGGGTGATGCTTGGGGGCGGGGGGCTGCTGATGCTCCAtccagagctgcttttccctcttcgCCTCTGCCGGGGGAGAGTCTGGCCGGGAAGGGGTCCCCAGTGCAACCTTCAAGCCCCATTTGCTCCCAGTTGCTGGTTACCAGTGGAGCCTTCGCGGCAGGCAAAGCCTGTCAGGGCAGCTGAGACCCAGCAGCCTCCTGATGCTCCATGCTCCGTGCTGCAAATCCAGGCAGCAGCGGGGTTGAGGCTTCGGAGCATCATCAGTCCAAGAGCACTGAGCGCCTCAGGGCCTCCTGTGTGCCAGATCCTGCGGGAATTAAGCAGGGAGACAGTGCTAGTGTTTGCTGGGTTATTGTGGTAACTCCCTGAGCTCAGGGTACGATGTACTGGGGAAGTGGAACAGGAGGAGGGGACTGACTGTAACACTCGGCACCATCACCCACACTTTCCTGTCTTTCTGCTCTTCCCCACATCCCTCTGCTCATCCCCGTGGATCTCCAGCCTTCTCCATTTCTCCCCTGGCACAAGAAGACACCTGAGACACTGGTAACCCAGCTCCTGCGGTTGAAGCCTCGGCtgaaacccaacccaaccacTCCTGAATCATTCATGGATTCAATCatcccatggcagggacaccccacggCATCGGGGCTGCTCCACATCCTGGCTGAAGAAGTGAGCTCAAGCCAAGATTTCGATAAGAGGCTTGGGGCAGCTCAGCCCCCTGGGGAGCACTGGCAGGGAAGGGCTTTGCTGTTGTATTTGGggcttttgcatatttttttgtgCTGAATGGTGGAGAGAAACGTGGTGCAGGTGCTCAGGCCGTATAGATGAGCCTGAATCATCCCTCAGCCGGTGTCTCTGCCCCACACAGGCTCTTGGGAGCTTTGGAGCCATCTcggggctggtgctgcagcatttctgagGGTTATTTTACAAAGGTGACAAGCGGATCTATTTTGTGGCCTTTGCTGTGCTCCAGGATGCCTCTTCCCCGAAGAGGTGGTTTCTGGCCAGCTTACCCCATTTCTCTGTGCCCCTGCTCTCTGCTAGCTACAGTAatcaaatacaggaaaaaaccaGCTGCTTCTCAATGAAGAGAAATGCTCGCTGCAGTCTGGGGATGCTGCTTGCTGGCCTTGCCGCTCTTCTGTCCCCAGgccaagggaaaaaacagcagcaaagcgTGAGGCAACTGTCCCCTGAGAGAGGAGAGGCACGAGGCCATGGCAGGGAGCGtcttgctgctgcaggaggctgtAGATGTCcaagaagagcagagacaaacaTCTTCTTCATAGAGccgtggtttgggttgggagagATATCATAAAGTCCAACTGAATCACATCCCGGAGCCTCAGGGATGAGCTCAACTTCTCCCTCCTGAGCCTGGTCATTCTTGTCGGGCAAATACAATTCCTCTGAATGTGTGTGTGGGAAAAAGAAGGAGTCACTTTTGAGACTTTGGAATATTTTTGGCAGAGGACGGCCCTTTGGCACCGAGTTTGTTGCCACTCCTGTGGCAAAGCCACAAAGGTGGTGTGCAGAGCATGCAGCTCTTgggctgtgtgtgctggggtTGGGTGTTGGGAGCAGccacaggaggagctggtggcTCATGGCTGGGCTCAACCACCACAGCTGAACAAGCAGAACTAATCTGCAGAGCTACCAGCAGCAGCTCTACCTTAGCAAAGCGTAAGCTAAAATCTGGACAGGCATGAAGCAACAGCAGGTTCTCCACCTTGCACAGACGAAACACATCTGGGTGTTGCTTGGAGAAGGTGTTTCGTCAGAGGCACAGGGCCTGGGATGCGTGAGGAGGCAGGAGAGGTGTTGCCTGGGCGACACAACCAtggcagatgctgcagcagtttgTCCTTGATAGGGAATGCAGTGTGCCGTGTCCTGctcctccctggctgcagcagtggcagcagagcagagccatgTGTGACCAGCAACCGCAGAGCTCTTTAAGCCTGGTTGGTGGTATGTAGTATCTTATCTGTCCATAGCATCAGGGTCATGCtcttagaatcccagactggtttgtgttggaagggaccttaaagctcctccagctccaacccctgccacgggcagggaccccttccgctggagcagcttgctccaagcccctgtgtccaacctggccttgagcactgccagggatggggcagccacagcttctctgggcaccctgtgccagcgcctcagcaccctcacagggaagtatttcttcctagtatctgatctaaatcttcCACCTACCATCTCCACATACCAGCTCAGCAGGCAGCTTGTGCCTGCtgtccctggctgtggcagTTGGGCTGGCAGTAGATGTtgtttaagctcccttccaacccaaaccattccatgactctgtGCTGTCAcatctccctctccccacaGCTACTGGGCTGATGATTGGTTGCCTGATCTACCCCGATGGCTGGGACTCAACTGAGGTGAAGCGCATGTGTGGGGATAAGACGGACAAGTACACGCTGGGTGCCTGCACCGTCCGCTGGGCCTATATCCTCTGCATCATCGGCATCCTTGATGCTCTCATCCTTTCCTTCCTGGGCTTTGTCTTGGGGAACCGACAGGACAACCTCCTCCCATCCGATTTCAAAGTGGAAAATAAAGGTAAAGGCAGCTGTGAGCAcctgt of Lathamus discolor isolate bLatDis1 chromosome 19, bLatDis1.hap1, whole genome shotgun sequence contains these proteins:
- the LHFPL5 gene encoding LHFPL tetraspan subfamily member 5 protein, translating into MPELLPAQEAARIYHTNYVRNARAMGLLWALFTLCFSILMVVTFIQPYWIGDSIDTPQAGYFGLFSYCIGNALTGELICKGSPLDFGTIPSSAFKTAMFFVGISTFLIIGSILCFSLFFFCNAATVYKVCAWMQLAAATGLMIGCLIYPDGWDSTEVKRMCGDKTDKYTLGACTVRWAYILCIIGILDALILSFLGFVLGNRQDNLLPSDFKVENKEEGNH